Proteins encoded in a region of the Eulemur rufifrons isolate Redbay chromosome 15, OSU_ERuf_1, whole genome shotgun sequence genome:
- the PSMB8 gene encoding proteasome subunit beta type-8 encodes MALLDVCGAPRGQRPDWAFPRAGSRQGSDPGHYSFSMRSPELALPRGMQPTEFFRSLSGDGERNIQIEMAHGTTTLAFKFQHGVIVAVDSRASAGNYIATLLVNKVIEINPYLLGTMSGCAADCQYWERLLAKECRLYYLRNGERISVSAASKLLSNMMCQYRGMGLSMGSMICGWDKKGPGLYYVNENGTRLSGNMFSTGSGNTYAYGVMDSGYRPNLSPKEAYDLGRRAIVHATHRDSYSGGVVNMYHMKEDGWVKVESTDVSDLLHQYREANQ; translated from the exons ATGGCGCTACTGGATGTGTGCGGAGCCCCCCGAGGGCAGCGGCCGGACTGGGCTTTTCCGCGTGCGGGAAGCAGGCAAGGCTCGGACCCGGGACACTACAGTTTCTCCATGCGATCTCCGGAGCTCGCCCTGCCCCGCGGAATGCAG CCCACTGAATTCTTCCGGTCCCTGAGTGGGGACGGAGAAAGGAACATTCAGATCGAGATGGCCCATGGCACCACCACCCTGGCCTTCAAGTTCCAGCATGGAGTGATTGTGGCCGTGGACTCTCGGGCCTCGGCTGGGAATTACATTG CCACCTTACTGGTGAACAAGGTGATTGAGATTAACCCTTACCTGCTTGGCACCATGTCTGGCTGTGCGGCAGACTGCCAGTACTGGGAGCGCCTGCTGGCCAAGGAGTGCAG GCTGTACTATCTGCGGAACGGGGAGCGTATCTCGGTGTCGGCAGCCTCCAAGCTGCTGTCCAACATGATGTGCCAGTACCGGGGCATGGGCCTCTCCATGGGCAGTATGATCTGTGGCTGGGACAAGAAG GGTCCGGGACTCTACTACGTGAATGAAAATGGGACTCGGCTGTCAGGAAATATGTTCTCCACTGGTAGTGGGAACACTTATGCCTATGGAGTCATGGACAGTGGCTATCGGCCCAATCTTAGCCCCAAAGAGGCCTATGACCTTGGCCGCAGGGCTATTGTTCATGCTACCCACAGAGACAGCTATTCTGGAGGCGTTGTCAATA TGTACCACATGAAGGAAGATGGCTGGGTGAAAGTGGAAAGTACCGACGTCAGCGACCTGCTGCACCAGTATCGGGAGGCCAATCAGTAA